From Bosea sp. NBC_00550, the proteins below share one genomic window:
- the dapF gene encoding diaminopimelate epimerase, producing the protein MNALAHRRFLKMNGLGNQITVLDLRGTRHRVSEAEARAIASEPRARFDQLMVLHDAVTPGTDAFVRIYNTDGSEAGACGNGTRCVAWAMIADPEMGDPAKSRLALQTKAGLLPTIRDGETLFTVDMGAPRLAWDEIPLAEPFEDTSRFELQIGPIDNPILHTPCAVNMGNPHAVFFVEDPYAYNLEQIGPLLENHPIFPDRANIELAAVKAPDHIVLRVWERGAGITQACGSGACAALVAAVRRELSARKATVSLPGGDLTIEWRESDGHVLMTGPVEFEWEGTLDPALFASAA; encoded by the coding sequence ATGAACGCTCTGGCTCATCGCCGGTTCCTGAAAATGAACGGGCTCGGCAACCAGATCACGGTGCTCGACCTGCGCGGCACCAGGCATCGCGTCAGCGAGGCCGAGGCCCGCGCCATCGCCTCCGAGCCCCGCGCCCGCTTCGACCAGCTGATGGTGCTGCACGACGCCGTGACGCCCGGCACGGACGCCTTCGTGCGCATCTACAATACGGACGGTTCCGAGGCCGGCGCCTGCGGCAACGGCACGCGCTGCGTCGCCTGGGCGATGATCGCCGATCCCGAGATGGGCGATCCCGCGAAGAGCCGCCTTGCCCTACAGACAAAGGCCGGCCTGCTGCCCACGATCCGCGACGGCGAGACCCTATTCACCGTCGACATGGGCGCGCCGCGCCTGGCCTGGGACGAAATCCCGCTGGCCGAGCCATTTGAGGATACCAGCCGCTTCGAATTGCAGATCGGCCCGATCGACAACCCGATCCTGCACACCCCCTGCGCCGTGAATATGGGCAACCCCCACGCCGTCTTCTTCGTCGAGGACCCCTACGCCTACAATCTCGAGCAGATCGGCCCGCTGCTCGAGAACCACCCCATCTTCCCCGACCGCGCCAATATCGAGCTCGCGGCGGTGAAGGCGCCCGATCACATCGTGCTGCGCGTCTGGGAACGCGGCGCCGGCATCACCCAGGCCTGCGGCTCGGGCGCTTGCGCGGCGCTGGTCGCGGCCGTCCGGCGCGAACTTTCCGCCCGCAAGGCCACGGTCAGCCTGCCGGGCGGCGACCTCACCATCGAATGGCGCGAGAGCGACGGCCATGTGCTCATGACCGGCCCGGTCGAGTTCGAATGGGAAGGCACGCTCGATCCGGCGCTGTTCGCGAGCGCCGCCTGA
- the mtaB gene encoding tRNA (N(6)-L-threonylcarbamoyladenosine(37)-C(2))-methylthiotransferase MtaB, with protein MPLEVVTFGCRLNIVESEALKLQADAAGLKHAAIVNSCAVTAEATRQARQAVRRLKREQPDRPVIVTGCAAQIEPTRFAAMPEADRVLGNDEKLRPESWAALVRSNSLGNADAPAEDKLDVGDIMARTTLRAPVTGRFAGHTRGFVQVQNGCDHRCTFCVIPFGRGNSRSLPASDVIAQCRRLVEAGAQEIVLTGVDLTSYGRDLPNEPTLGALARAILRALPELPRLRLSSIDAVEVDDTLRDLLATEARLMPHLHLSLQAGDDLILKRMKRRHSREDAVRFCADIRALRPDIVFGADLIAGFPTEDEAMFARSVALVEECGLSFVHVFPYSARPGTPAARMPQLPGSVVAERAARLRMAAGAAHERHLAERVGRPLSVLTERGNTGRAEDFTLVRFDRDIAAGEIVAVTGHAADGKALLAA; from the coding sequence ATGCCGCTGGAGGTCGTCACCTTCGGCTGCCGCCTCAACATCGTCGAGAGCGAGGCGCTGAAGCTCCAGGCGGATGCCGCCGGGCTGAAGCACGCCGCCATCGTCAACTCCTGCGCCGTGACCGCCGAGGCGACGCGGCAGGCGCGGCAGGCCGTGCGCCGTCTCAAGCGCGAGCAGCCCGACCGCCCGGTCATCGTCACCGGCTGCGCCGCCCAGATCGAGCCCACACGCTTTGCGGCGATGCCGGAGGCGGATCGGGTTCTCGGCAATGACGAGAAGCTGCGCCCGGAAAGTTGGGCCGCGCTTGTCCGCTCGAACAGCCTCGGGAACGCCGATGCTCCGGCCGAGGACAAGCTCGACGTCGGCGACATCATGGCGCGCACGACGCTGCGGGCGCCGGTGACGGGCCGCTTCGCCGGCCATACGCGCGGCTTCGTCCAGGTCCAGAACGGCTGCGACCACCGCTGCACCTTCTGCGTCATCCCCTTCGGCCGCGGGAATTCGCGCTCGCTGCCGGCGAGCGACGTGATCGCCCAGTGCCGCCGTTTGGTGGAGGCAGGCGCACAGGAGATCGTGCTGACCGGCGTCGACCTCACCAGTTACGGGCGCGACTTGCCGAATGAGCCGACATTGGGCGCGCTCGCTCGGGCGATCCTGAGGGCCCTGCCCGAGCTGCCGCGCCTGCGCCTTTCCTCCATCGATGCCGTCGAGGTCGACGACACATTGCGCGATCTGCTCGCGACCGAAGCGCGGCTGATGCCGCATCTGCATCTATCGCTGCAGGCCGGCGACGATCTCATCCTCAAGCGCATGAAGCGCCGCCACAGCCGCGAAGATGCCGTCCGCTTCTGCGCCGATATCCGCGCCCTGCGCCCCGATATCGTCTTCGGTGCTGACCTCATCGCCGGCTTCCCGACCGAGGACGAGGCGATGTTCGCCCGCTCCGTCGCGCTGGTCGAGGAATGCGGGCTGAGCTTCGTCCATGTCTTCCCTTATTCCGCCCGCCCCGGAACGCCGGCGGCACGCATGCCGCAATTGCCCGGCTCGGTGGTTGCCGAGCGGGCGGCGCGTCTGCGGATGGCGGCGGGCGCCGCGCATGAGCGGCACCTCGCCGAGCGCGTCGGGCGGCCGCTCAGCGTCCTGACCGAGCGCGGCAACACCGGCCGGGCCGAGGATTTCACCCTGGTCCGTTTCGATCGCGACATCGCGGCGGGCGAGATCGTGGCGGTGACCGGCCACGCGGCCGATGGGAAGGCCCTTCTCGCGGCATAG
- a CDS encoding sulfite oxidase: MPRRLVELPLLRRLKPGLHVYEEEALNAEPGLALLDESITPIDSFFIRNNGELPEIGDEREWTLTIDGEVERPTVWTVAGLRQRFEEVTVTAVLECAGNGRSQFSPATDGLQWRLGAVGCARWTGVRLADVLEHAGPKPSAVYTAHHAPDRQIGKPEKAALSRGLPMAKALAPETLIAFAMNGEPLPRLHGGPLRIVAPGYPGSAWQKWLDRVSLRPIEHDGEKMRGTDYRLPIQPMRPGDALEPANFAVITDMPVKSLITTPVDGFSVKSGERLTVGGFAWSGAIPLASVQLSSDGGESWQEIPLQPGEGVFAWRRFETEISAERAGPFVIMARAHDVAGNSQPLEIVWNPRGYCNNQVQRVRGSAVA, encoded by the coding sequence TTGCCTCGTCGTCTCGTCGAACTACCGCTGCTGCGCCGGCTGAAGCCCGGGCTCCATGTCTACGAGGAAGAGGCCCTGAACGCCGAGCCGGGGCTCGCGCTGCTCGACGAGTCGATCACGCCGATCGATTCCTTCTTCATCCGCAACAACGGCGAATTGCCCGAGATCGGCGACGAGCGCGAGTGGACGCTGACGATCGACGGTGAGGTCGAGCGGCCGACCGTCTGGACCGTCGCGGGGCTGCGCCAGCGCTTCGAGGAGGTCACGGTCACCGCCGTCCTCGAATGCGCCGGCAATGGCCGTTCGCAGTTCTCGCCGGCAACGGACGGGCTGCAATGGCGGCTCGGCGCCGTCGGCTGCGCGCGCTGGACCGGCGTGCGGCTGGCGGATGTGCTCGAACATGCGGGGCCGAAGCCGAGCGCCGTCTATACCGCGCATCATGCGCCCGACCGGCAGATCGGGAAGCCGGAGAAAGCTGCGCTCTCGCGCGGTCTGCCGATGGCCAAGGCGCTGGCCCCGGAGACGCTGATCGCCTTCGCGATGAATGGCGAGCCGCTGCCCCGCCTGCATGGCGGCCCGCTGCGGATCGTGGCGCCGGGCTATCCCGGCTCGGCCTGGCAGAAATGGCTCGACCGGGTCAGCCTGCGCCCCATCGAGCATGACGGCGAGAAGATGCGCGGGACGGATTACCGGCTTCCGATCCAGCCGATGCGCCCGGGCGATGCACTCGAACCGGCGAATTTCGCGGTGATCACCGATATGCCGGTGAAATCGCTGATCACGACGCCCGTCGATGGCTTCAGTGTCAAATCCGGCGAGCGTCTGACGGTCGGCGGCTTTGCCTGGAGCGGCGCCATTCCGCTCGCTTCGGTCCAGCTCTCCAGCGACGGCGGCGAGAGCTGGCAGGAGATACCATTGCAGCCGGGCGAGGGGGTCTTTGCCTGGCGGCGCTTCGAGACGGAGATTTCCGCCGAGCGGGCCGGCCCGTTCGTGATCATGGCGCGGGCGCACGACGTTGCCGGCAACAGCCAGCCTCTCGAAATTGTCTGGAATCCGCGCGGTTACTGCAATAATCAGGTGCAGCGCGTGCGCGGCTCCGCGGTTGCTTGA
- a CDS encoding AMP-binding protein, whose translation MNAIGATQAKTDSRPWLAHYPPAVPPELDEAKIGTLADLIRSACTRYGSRPAFESFGKTITFAETQAAAEAFAGWLQAQGLKKGDRVALMMPNILAYPAAIFGTLLGGFTVVNVNPLYTARELTHQVNDAGARVLVVIENFAHVVEEAKPNLKIDSVVIATAGDLMGFKGKIVNFVARRIKKVVKPFNLPEAIPLQQILHGGAAMTPVAVAPEDVAFLQYTGGTTGIAKGATLTHRNVAANVQQAGLWLEWMLEPPLGRSDYQHVMVTALPLYHIFALTCCCMFLLRIGAKSLLIANPRDIPGFIKTLKASRFTLFSGVNTLYNALANHPEIKDVDFTEMRFAVAGGMATQAAVAKHWKAVTGRPIIEGYGLSETSPIATINRPDIQEFSGTIGYPIPSTQIAIRDAEGSDMPLGEAGEICIRGPQVMVGYWNRPDETAKAMTADGYFRSGDIGVMLPDGQVKVVDRMKDMVLVSGFNVYPNEVEDVLAAHPGVLESAVIGLPDEHSGEAVTAFVVRKDQTLTADELRAYCKENLTGYKVPKQIFFRETLPKTNVGKVLRRALREEVVAKR comes from the coding sequence ATGAACGCGATCGGCGCCACGCAGGCCAAGACTGATTCACGCCCGTGGCTTGCGCATTATCCGCCGGCGGTGCCGCCGGAGCTGGACGAAGCCAAGATCGGGACGCTGGCCGACCTGATCCGCTCCGCCTGCACGCGCTATGGCAGCCGGCCGGCCTTCGAGAGCTTCGGCAAGACGATCACCTTCGCCGAGACGCAGGCCGCGGCCGAGGCGTTCGCGGGATGGCTGCAGGCGCAGGGGCTGAAGAAGGGCGACCGCGTCGCGTTGATGATGCCGAACATCCTGGCCTATCCGGCGGCGATCTTCGGCACGCTGCTCGGCGGCTTCACCGTGGTCAACGTCAATCCGCTCTACACGGCGCGCGAGCTGACCCATCAGGTCAACGACGCCGGCGCGCGGGTGCTCGTGGTGATCGAGAACTTTGCCCATGTCGTCGAGGAGGCGAAGCCGAACCTGAAGATCGACTCCGTCGTCATCGCCACGGCGGGCGATCTGATGGGCTTCAAGGGCAAGATCGTCAATTTCGTCGCGCGGCGGATCAAGAAGGTGGTCAAGCCGTTCAACCTGCCCGAAGCGATTCCTCTCCAGCAGATCCTCCACGGCGGTGCGGCGATGACGCCCGTGGCCGTAGCGCCGGAGGATGTTGCGTTTCTGCAGTATACGGGCGGCACGACCGGCATCGCCAAGGGCGCGACGCTGACGCATCGCAATGTCGCGGCCAATGTCCAGCAGGCCGGCCTGTGGCTGGAGTGGATGCTGGAGCCGCCGCTCGGCCGCAGCGACTATCAGCACGTCATGGTGACGGCGCTGCCGCTCTACCACATCTTCGCGCTGACCTGTTGCTGCATGTTCCTGCTGCGGATCGGCGCCAAGAGCCTGCTGATCGCCAACCCCCGCGACATTCCCGGCTTCATCAAGACGCTGAAGGCGAGCCGCTTCACGCTCTTCTCCGGGGTCAACACGCTCTACAACGCCCTCGCCAACCATCCGGAGATCAAGGACGTCGATTTCACCGAGATGCGCTTCGCCGTCGCCGGCGGCATGGCGACGCAGGCCGCTGTCGCCAAGCACTGGAAGGCCGTGACCGGGCGGCCGATCATCGAGGGCTACGGGCTCTCGGAAACCTCGCCGATCGCGACGATCAACCGACCCGACATCCAGGAGTTCAGCGGCACCATCGGCTATCCGATCCCCTCCACGCAGATCGCCATCCGCGACGCCGAGGGCAGCGACATGCCGCTGGGCGAGGCCGGCGAGATCTGCATCCGCGGGCCGCAGGTGATGGTGGGTTACTGGAACCGTCCGGACGAGACCGCCAAGGCGATGACGGCTGACGGCTATTTCCGCAGCGGCGACATCGGCGTGATGCTGCCGGACGGTCAGGTCAAGGTCGTCGACCGGATGAAGGACATGGTCCTGGTCTCCGGCTTCAACGTCTATCCGAACGAGGTCGAGGACGTGCTCGCCGCGCATCCGGGCGTGCTGGAATCGGCGGTGATCGGCCTGCCCGACGAGCATTCGGGCGAGGCGGTCACGGCCTTCGTCGTGCGCAAGGACCAGACCCTGACGGCGGATGAGCTGCGCGCCTACTGCAAGGAGAATCTGACCGGCTACAAGGTGCCCAAGCAGATCTTCTTCCGGGAGACCCTGCCGAAGACCAATGTCGGCAAGGTGCTGCGGCGGGCGCTCCGCGAAGAGGTCGTCGCCAAGCGCTGA
- a CDS encoding elongation factor G, which yields MAAQNGKGDEARGTRRAGPRCIAIVGPFQSGKTTLLESILMRCGALSRTGSVKGGNTVGDAAPEARAHQMSTEPSVATVDFLGDIFHFIDCPGSVEFLHEMRHVLPVVDAAVVVCEADDRKAPALELVLRELEEADIPRFLFLNKIDTASRRVRETLGILQRASRTPLLLRQIPIWQKGIAVGFIDLALERAFIYREHAPSEVVPLAIDESDREKEARFSMLERLADYDDELMEELLGDMEPPRDRIFDDLARELQHRHVVPVLIGAAERGNGVTRLLKALRHEAPGLAETRGRTGILPEGPPLAQVMKTWHSSQGGKLSLARVMRGRLAEGDVVTSSAGVEARIAGVLALKGAEQSRKPAAEEGEVAAFAKLEGIETGDSFMLGKQRASVVSAIAPPEAVHAVAIAVKERKDDVRLAAALQRLTEEDAALSVTQVPELGETRLSGQGEMHLRVALEKLAGRYGVAVASRPPQVGYRETIRGQAGARGRHRKQSGGHGQYGDVVIEVAPLPRGEGIRFVDKIAGGVVPRQYIGSVEAGMRDFCDKGPLGFPVVDLAVTLTDGSYHTVDSSDMAFRQAARLAMNEAMPQAKPVLLEPILSVDVVIPSEAMSRASALISARRGQILGYDTRPGWRGWDQIRALVPEAEMMGLIVELRSATSGVGSFSARFDHLAELAGKPAEAVVSAHALAVAQGR from the coding sequence ATGGCAGCACAGAACGGCAAGGGAGACGAAGCCCGCGGCACCCGACGCGCGGGGCCGCGATGCATCGCGATCGTCGGCCCCTTTCAGAGCGGCAAGACCACCTTGCTCGAAAGCATCCTGATGCGGTGCGGCGCGCTCTCGCGCACGGGCTCCGTCAAGGGCGGCAATACGGTCGGCGATGCCGCGCCCGAGGCCCGCGCCCACCAGATGAGCACGGAGCCCAGCGTCGCGACGGTCGATTTCCTCGGCGACATCTTCCATTTCATCGATTGTCCCGGCTCGGTCGAGTTCCTGCACGAGATGCGGCATGTCCTGCCGGTGGTCGATGCCGCCGTCGTGGTCTGCGAGGCGGATGACCGCAAGGCGCCGGCGCTGGAGCTCGTGCTGCGCGAGCTCGAGGAGGCCGACATTCCGCGCTTCCTCTTCCTCAACAAGATCGACACGGCCTCGCGCCGTGTGCGCGAGACGCTCGGCATCCTGCAGCGGGCGTCGCGCACCCCGCTGCTGCTGCGCCAGATCCCGATCTGGCAAAAGGGCATCGCCGTCGGCTTCATCGATCTCGCTCTGGAGCGGGCCTTCATCTATCGCGAGCATGCGCCGAGCGAGGTCGTGCCGCTGGCGATCGACGAGAGCGACCGCGAGAAGGAAGCGCGTTTCTCCATGCTCGAGCGGCTCGCCGATTACGACGACGAACTGATGGAGGAACTGCTCGGCGACATGGAGCCGCCGCGCGACCGCATCTTCGACGATCTCGCCCGCGAGCTGCAGCATCGCCATGTCGTGCCGGTGCTGATCGGCGCGGCGGAACGCGGCAATGGCGTGACGCGGCTGCTCAAGGCGCTCCGCCACGAGGCGCCGGGCCTGGCCGAGACGCGTGGGCGGACCGGTATCCTGCCGGAGGGACCGCCGCTCGCCCAGGTGATGAAGACCTGGCATTCGAGCCAGGGCGGCAAGCTCTCGCTGGCGCGGGTCATGCGCGGGCGCCTGGCCGAAGGGGATGTCGTGACCTCGTCTGCCGGGGTCGAGGCCCGCATCGCCGGCGTCCTGGCGCTGAAGGGCGCGGAGCAGAGCCGCAAGCCCGCGGCCGAGGAGGGCGAGGTCGCGGCCTTCGCCAAGCTGGAGGGGATCGAGACCGGCGATTCCTTCATGCTCGGCAAGCAGCGTGCAAGCGTCGTCAGCGCGATCGCGCCGCCCGAGGCGGTCCATGCCGTCGCGATCGCGGTGAAGGAACGCAAGGACGATGTCCGGCTTGCGGCCGCCCTGCAGCGATTGACCGAGGAGGATGCGGCGCTTTCGGTCACCCAGGTGCCGGAGCTCGGCGAGACCCGCTTGTCCGGCCAGGGCGAGATGCATCTGCGTGTCGCGCTGGAGAAGCTCGCGGGCCGCTATGGCGTGGCGGTGGCGAGCCGGCCGCCGCAGGTCGGCTACCGCGAAACCATCCGCGGCCAGGCCGGCGCACGGGGCCGGCACCGCAAGCAGAGCGGCGGCCATGGCCAGTATGGCGATGTCGTGATCGAGGTCGCGCCGCTGCCGCGCGGGGAGGGCATCCGCTTCGTCGACAAGATCGCCGGTGGCGTGGTGCCGCGCCAGTATATCGGCTCGGTCGAGGCCGGCATGCGGGATTTCTGCGACAAGGGGCCGCTCGGCTTCCCGGTCGTCGATCTCGCGGTCACGCTGACCGACGGCTCCTACCACACCGTCGATTCCTCCGACATGGCCTTCCGGCAGGCGGCGCGGCTGGCGATGAACGAGGCGATGCCGCAGGCGAAGCCCGTTCTGCTCGAGCCGATCCTGTCCGTCGATGTGGTCATTCCCTCGGAGGCGATGTCGCGCGCCTCCGCGCTGATCTCCGCCCGGCGCGGGCAGATCCTGGGCTATGACACGCGGCCCGGCTGGCGCGGCTGGGACCAGATCAGGGCGCTGGTTCCGGAGGCCGAGATGATGGGGCTGATCGTCGAGCTGCGCTCGGCCACCTCCGGTGTTGGCTCCTTCAGCGCTCGCTTCGATCATCTGGCCGAGCTTGCGGGCAAACCTGCGGAGGCGGTCGTCTCGGCCCACGCTCTGGCCGTGGCCCAGGGGCGCTGA
- a CDS encoding DUF1254 domain-containing protein, giving the protein MRLSWFGGAMLALHGLAVQAQTVPADELARRSVERRATEAMIWAMPAVNTDLMLQEALSKTKAKPNDIVFWSQPVNWKNQTLTPNPDSIYFMSFWNVKDGPVVIQIPPAKGGSIAGNIVTIWQMPLEDAGPEGADRGTGGKYLITPPGYKGRVPAGYFHLPSDSYSGFALLRANLPSHSAADIAKSVAYGKQVRIYPLSRAASPPATNFVDAYDVMFDSTIKYDASFYRNLDRVVQNEPWLQRDRAMIDQLKTLGIEKGKPFTPDAKTQDALEAGAREARALLSQRYEAGFPVINQGIRWFPAAMPEVIKAVQNGYADIDLYPVDARGVTYTLGFTGIKRIGTAQFYLMANKDKDGNPFDGGASYRLTVPPNAPVKQYWSATVYDRETHALVKNMNRASLASIGPGVQKNPDGSVDVFFGPQAPAGKEANWVPTDPNRKFELLFRLYGPEKPLFDKSWKLPDAERLSQP; this is encoded by the coding sequence ATGCGGTTAAGCTGGTTTGGTGGCGCGATGCTGGCCCTGCACGGGCTTGCGGTTCAAGCTCAGACAGTCCCTGCGGACGAGCTGGCGCGCCGCAGCGTCGAACGGCGTGCGACAGAGGCCATGATCTGGGCCATGCCTGCGGTCAATACCGATCTGATGCTTCAGGAGGCTCTCAGCAAGACCAAGGCGAAGCCCAACGATATCGTCTTCTGGTCGCAGCCGGTGAACTGGAAGAACCAGACGCTGACGCCGAACCCGGATTCGATCTACTTCATGTCGTTCTGGAACGTGAAGGACGGCCCGGTCGTCATCCAGATTCCTCCGGCAAAGGGTGGATCGATCGCCGGCAACATCGTCACCATCTGGCAGATGCCGCTCGAGGATGCCGGGCCGGAAGGGGCGGACAGGGGCACAGGCGGCAAGTACCTGATCACGCCGCCGGGCTACAAGGGCAGGGTTCCGGCAGGCTATTTCCATCTGCCGTCCGACAGCTATAGCGGCTTTGCACTGCTGCGCGCCAATTTGCCGAGCCACAGCGCGGCGGACATCGCGAAATCGGTCGCCTATGGCAAGCAGGTCAGAATCTACCCGCTGTCGCGCGCCGCGAGCCCGCCGGCGACGAATTTCGTCGACGCCTATGACGTGATGTTCGACTCGACGATCAAGTACGACGCCAGCTTCTATCGCAACCTCGACCGCGTCGTGCAGAACGAACCCTGGCTGCAGCGCGACCGGGCGATGATCGACCAGCTCAAGACGCTCGGCATCGAGAAGGGCAAGCCCTTCACCCCCGATGCGAAGACGCAGGACGCTCTCGAGGCGGGCGCCAGGGAAGCCCGCGCGCTGCTCTCGCAGCGCTACGAGGCCGGGTTCCCCGTCATCAACCAGGGTATCCGCTGGTTTCCAGCCGCGATGCCAGAGGTCATCAAGGCGGTCCAGAACGGCTACGCCGATATCGACCTCTATCCCGTCGATGCGCGCGGCGTGACCTATACGCTCGGCTTCACCGGCATCAAGCGGATCGGTACCGCGCAGTTCTACCTGATGGCAAACAAGGACAAGGACGGCAACCCGTTCGACGGCGGCGCCAGCTACAGGCTGACCGTGCCGCCCAACGCGCCGGTGAAGCAATACTGGTCGGCGACGGTCTACGACCGGGAAACCCACGCCCTCGTCAAGAACATGAACCGGGCCAGCCTCGCCTCGATCGGCCCCGGGGTGCAGAAGAATCCGGATGGTTCGGTCGACGTGTTCTTCGGTCCACAGGCGCCGGCCGGCAAGGAAGCGAATTGGGTGCCGACCGACCCGAACCGCAAGTTCGAATTGCTGTTCCGGCTTTACGGACCGGAGAAGCCGCTCTTCGACAAGAGTTGGAAACTGCCGGATGCCGAGCGCCTGTCGCAGCCGTGA
- a CDS encoding DUF4287 domain-containing protein, whose protein sequence is MSAEKVKGPASYFPSIEKTYGQSIDHWLSIIDGMKEKKHSEMVAVLKAEHTMGHGHANALVAHYRAGNPD, encoded by the coding sequence ATGTCTGCCGAAAAGGTCAAAGGCCCTGCCTCGTATTTCCCCTCTATCGAGAAGACCTACGGCCAGTCGATCGATCATTGGCTTTCGATCATCGATGGGATGAAGGAGAAGAAGCATTCCGAGATGGTCGCGGTGCTCAAGGCGGAGCACACGATGGGGCACGGCCATGCCAATGCGCTGGTGGCCCATTATCGCGCCGGCAATCCGGACTGA